One part of the Pogoniulus pusillus isolate bPogPus1 chromosome 8, bPogPus1.pri, whole genome shotgun sequence genome encodes these proteins:
- the SERBP1 gene encoding SERPINE1 mRNA-binding protein 1 isoform X1 has translation MPGHLQEGFGCVVTNRFDQLFDDESDPFEVLRAAETRRKESGGGGGGSQGGGGARGGPAGSQTNSSGGAGGGGPGQAGAGGGGPGSAAKQLRRESQKERKNPLPPFAASAGGPGDRREEGSGQPGAPLRKEGIRRIGRRPDQQQQQQQGEGKPIDRRPERRPPRERRFEKPADEKAEGGEFSVDKPILDRPMRGRGGLGRGRGRGRGMGRGDGFDSRGKREFDRHSGSDRSSVSHFSGLKHEDKRGGSGSHNWGTVKDELTELDQSAVTEETPEGEEHPPADSENKENEVEEVKEEGPKEMTLDEWKAIQSKDRAKVEFNIRKPNEGADGQWKKGFVLHKSKSEETKAMTEMQGSLLESNEAHAEDSVMDHHFRKPANDITSQLEINFGDLGRPGRGGRGGRGGRGRGGRASRGGRTDKLVKEFDVIHTPNQSSASAPDVDDPEAFPALS, from the exons ATGCCCGGACACCTGCAGGAGGGTTTCGGCTGCGTCGTCACCAACCGCTTCGACCAGCTCTTTGATGACGAGTCCGACCCCTTCGAGGTGCTACGGGCGGCCGAGACCCGGAGGAAAGAGagcggcggcggtggcggcgggaGCCAAGGAGGCGGCGGGGCCCGCGGTGGCCCGGCAGGCTCCCAGACCAACTCCTCCGGCGGGGCTGGCGGTGGAGGCCCTGGCCAGGCGGGCGCTGGCGGCGGCGGTCCCGGCAGCGCGGCTAAGCAGCTGCGCAGGGAGTCCCAGAAGGAGCGCAAGAACCCGCTGCCCCCCTTCGCCGCCTCCGCTGGGGGCCCCGGTGACCGCCGAGAGGAGGGCAGCGGCCAGCCCGGCGCTCCGCTGCGCAAGGAGG GGATAAGGCGCATTGGCAGGAGGCctgatcagcagcagcagcagcagcagggtgaaggCAAACCCATTGACAGGAGACCAGAGAGACGACCTCCTCGTGAGCGCCGCTTCGAGAAACCTGCCGATGAGAAAGCTGAAGGAGGAGAATTTTCTGTTGATAA ACCCATCCTTGACCGACCTATGCGTGGCCGTGGTGGACTGGGCAGAGGCCGTGGCCGCGGCCGTGGCATGGGCAGAGGAGATGGCTTTGACTCTCGTGGCAAGCGTGAATTTGACAGGCACAGTGGCAGCGATAGATC TTCTGTTTCACATTTCAGCGGGCTAAAGCACGAGGACAAGCGCGGTGGCAGCGGATCGCACAACTGGGGAACCGTCAAAGATGAACTAAC TGAGTTGGATCAGTCAGCTGTTACTGAGGAAACGCCGGAGGGAGAGGAACATCCACCTGCTGACTCTGAAAACAA AGAGAATGAGGTTGAAGAAGTAAAGGAAGAAGGCCCTAAGGAAATGACCCTGGATGAGTGGAAAGCTATTCAAAGTAAGGATCGTGCAAAAGTGGAGTTCAACATCCGTAAACCAAATGAGGGTGCTGATGGGCAATGGAAAAAAGGATTTGTTCTCCACAAGTCAAAGAGTGAGGAG ACAAAGGCGATGACAGAAATGCAGGGGAGTCTGCTGGAGTCAAATGAG GCTCATGCTGAGGACTCTGTAATGGATCATCACTTCCGCAAGCCAGCAAATGACATCACATCCCAACTGGAGATCAACTTTGGAGACCTTGGCCGCCCCGGACGTGGCGGCAGAGGGGGCCGAGGTGGCCGAGGACGTGGTGGCAGGGCCAGCCGTGGTGGCAGAACTGACAAG TTGGTTAAGGAGTTTGATGTGATCCACACACCTAACCAG tCAAGTGCTTCTGCTCCTGATGTAGATGACCCAGAGGCTTTCCCAGCTCTGTCCTAA
- the SERBP1 gene encoding SERPINE1 mRNA-binding protein 1 isoform X5: MPGHLQEGFGCVVTNRFDQLFDDESDPFEVLRAAETRRKESGGGGGGSQGGGGARGGPAGSQTNSSGGAGGGGPGQAGAGGGGPGSAAKQLRRESQKERKNPLPPFAASAGGPGDRREEGSGQPGAPLRKEGIRRIGRRPDQQQQQQQGEGKPIDRRPERRPPRERRFEKPADEKAEGGEFSVDKPILDRPMRGRGGLGRGRGRGRGMGRGDGFDSRGKREFDRHSGSDRSELDQSAVTEETPEGEEHPPADSENKENEVEEVKEEGPKEMTLDEWKAIQSKDRAKVEFNIRKPNEGADGQWKKGFVLHKSKSEETKAMTEMQGSLLESNEAHAEDSVMDHHFRKPANDITSQLEINFGDLGRPGRGGRGGRGGRGRGGRASRGGRTDKLVKEFDVIHTPNQSSASAPDVDDPEAFPALS; this comes from the exons ATGCCCGGACACCTGCAGGAGGGTTTCGGCTGCGTCGTCACCAACCGCTTCGACCAGCTCTTTGATGACGAGTCCGACCCCTTCGAGGTGCTACGGGCGGCCGAGACCCGGAGGAAAGAGagcggcggcggtggcggcgggaGCCAAGGAGGCGGCGGGGCCCGCGGTGGCCCGGCAGGCTCCCAGACCAACTCCTCCGGCGGGGCTGGCGGTGGAGGCCCTGGCCAGGCGGGCGCTGGCGGCGGCGGTCCCGGCAGCGCGGCTAAGCAGCTGCGCAGGGAGTCCCAGAAGGAGCGCAAGAACCCGCTGCCCCCCTTCGCCGCCTCCGCTGGGGGCCCCGGTGACCGCCGAGAGGAGGGCAGCGGCCAGCCCGGCGCTCCGCTGCGCAAGGAGG GGATAAGGCGCATTGGCAGGAGGCctgatcagcagcagcagcagcagcagggtgaaggCAAACCCATTGACAGGAGACCAGAGAGACGACCTCCTCGTGAGCGCCGCTTCGAGAAACCTGCCGATGAGAAAGCTGAAGGAGGAGAATTTTCTGTTGATAA ACCCATCCTTGACCGACCTATGCGTGGCCGTGGTGGACTGGGCAGAGGCCGTGGCCGCGGCCGTGGCATGGGCAGAGGAGATGGCTTTGACTCTCGTGGCAAGCGTGAATTTGACAGGCACAGTGGCAGCGATAGATC TGAGTTGGATCAGTCAGCTGTTACTGAGGAAACGCCGGAGGGAGAGGAACATCCACCTGCTGACTCTGAAAACAA AGAGAATGAGGTTGAAGAAGTAAAGGAAGAAGGCCCTAAGGAAATGACCCTGGATGAGTGGAAAGCTATTCAAAGTAAGGATCGTGCAAAAGTGGAGTTCAACATCCGTAAACCAAATGAGGGTGCTGATGGGCAATGGAAAAAAGGATTTGTTCTCCACAAGTCAAAGAGTGAGGAG ACAAAGGCGATGACAGAAATGCAGGGGAGTCTGCTGGAGTCAAATGAG GCTCATGCTGAGGACTCTGTAATGGATCATCACTTCCGCAAGCCAGCAAATGACATCACATCCCAACTGGAGATCAACTTTGGAGACCTTGGCCGCCCCGGACGTGGCGGCAGAGGGGGCCGAGGTGGCCGAGGACGTGGTGGCAGGGCCAGCCGTGGTGGCAGAACTGACAAG TTGGTTAAGGAGTTTGATGTGATCCACACACCTAACCAG tCAAGTGCTTCTGCTCCTGATGTAGATGACCCAGAGGCTTTCCCAGCTCTGTCCTAA
- the SERBP1 gene encoding SERPINE1 mRNA-binding protein 1 isoform X2, protein MPGHLQEGFGCVVTNRFDQLFDDESDPFEVLRAAETRRKESGGGGGGSQGGGGARGGPAGSQTNSSGGAGGGGPGQAGAGGGGPGSAAKQLRRESQKERKNPLPPFAASAGGPGDRREEGSGQPGAPLRKEGIRRIGRRPDQQQQQQQGEGKPIDRRPERRPPRERRFEKPADEKAEGGEFSVDKPILDRPMRGRGGLGRGRGRGRGMGRGDGFDSRGKREFDRHSGSDRSGLKHEDKRGGSGSHNWGTVKDELTELDQSAVTEETPEGEEHPPADSENKENEVEEVKEEGPKEMTLDEWKAIQSKDRAKVEFNIRKPNEGADGQWKKGFVLHKSKSEETKAMTEMQGSLLESNEAHAEDSVMDHHFRKPANDITSQLEINFGDLGRPGRGGRGGRGGRGRGGRASRGGRTDKLVKEFDVIHTPNQSSASAPDVDDPEAFPALS, encoded by the exons ATGCCCGGACACCTGCAGGAGGGTTTCGGCTGCGTCGTCACCAACCGCTTCGACCAGCTCTTTGATGACGAGTCCGACCCCTTCGAGGTGCTACGGGCGGCCGAGACCCGGAGGAAAGAGagcggcggcggtggcggcgggaGCCAAGGAGGCGGCGGGGCCCGCGGTGGCCCGGCAGGCTCCCAGACCAACTCCTCCGGCGGGGCTGGCGGTGGAGGCCCTGGCCAGGCGGGCGCTGGCGGCGGCGGTCCCGGCAGCGCGGCTAAGCAGCTGCGCAGGGAGTCCCAGAAGGAGCGCAAGAACCCGCTGCCCCCCTTCGCCGCCTCCGCTGGGGGCCCCGGTGACCGCCGAGAGGAGGGCAGCGGCCAGCCCGGCGCTCCGCTGCGCAAGGAGG GGATAAGGCGCATTGGCAGGAGGCctgatcagcagcagcagcagcagcagggtgaaggCAAACCCATTGACAGGAGACCAGAGAGACGACCTCCTCGTGAGCGCCGCTTCGAGAAACCTGCCGATGAGAAAGCTGAAGGAGGAGAATTTTCTGTTGATAA ACCCATCCTTGACCGACCTATGCGTGGCCGTGGTGGACTGGGCAGAGGCCGTGGCCGCGGCCGTGGCATGGGCAGAGGAGATGGCTTTGACTCTCGTGGCAAGCGTGAATTTGACAGGCACAGTGGCAGCGATAGATC CGGGCTAAAGCACGAGGACAAGCGCGGTGGCAGCGGATCGCACAACTGGGGAACCGTCAAAGATGAACTAAC TGAGTTGGATCAGTCAGCTGTTACTGAGGAAACGCCGGAGGGAGAGGAACATCCACCTGCTGACTCTGAAAACAA AGAGAATGAGGTTGAAGAAGTAAAGGAAGAAGGCCCTAAGGAAATGACCCTGGATGAGTGGAAAGCTATTCAAAGTAAGGATCGTGCAAAAGTGGAGTTCAACATCCGTAAACCAAATGAGGGTGCTGATGGGCAATGGAAAAAAGGATTTGTTCTCCACAAGTCAAAGAGTGAGGAG ACAAAGGCGATGACAGAAATGCAGGGGAGTCTGCTGGAGTCAAATGAG GCTCATGCTGAGGACTCTGTAATGGATCATCACTTCCGCAAGCCAGCAAATGACATCACATCCCAACTGGAGATCAACTTTGGAGACCTTGGCCGCCCCGGACGTGGCGGCAGAGGGGGCCGAGGTGGCCGAGGACGTGGTGGCAGGGCCAGCCGTGGTGGCAGAACTGACAAG TTGGTTAAGGAGTTTGATGTGATCCACACACCTAACCAG tCAAGTGCTTCTGCTCCTGATGTAGATGACCCAGAGGCTTTCCCAGCTCTGTCCTAA
- the SERBP1 gene encoding SERPINE1 mRNA-binding protein 1 isoform X4, with the protein MPGHLQEGFGCVVTNRFDQLFDDESDPFEVLRAAETRRKESGGGGGGSQGGGGARGGPAGSQTNSSGGAGGGGPGQAGAGGGGPGSAAKQLRRESQKERKNPLPPFAASAGGPGDRREEGSGQPGAPLRKEGIRRIGRRPDQQQQQQQGEGKPIDRRPERRPPRERRFEKPADEKAEGGEFSVDKPILDRPMRGRGGLGRGRGRGRGMGRGDGFDSRGKREFDRHSGSDRSGLKHEDKRGGSGSHNWGTVKDELTELDQSAVTEETPEGEEHPPADSENKENEVEEVKEEGPKEMTLDEWKAIQSKDRAKVEFNIRKPNEGADGQWKKGFVLHKSKSEEAHAEDSVMDHHFRKPANDITSQLEINFGDLGRPGRGGRGGRGGRGRGGRASRGGRTDKLVKEFDVIHTPNQSSASAPDVDDPEAFPALS; encoded by the exons ATGCCCGGACACCTGCAGGAGGGTTTCGGCTGCGTCGTCACCAACCGCTTCGACCAGCTCTTTGATGACGAGTCCGACCCCTTCGAGGTGCTACGGGCGGCCGAGACCCGGAGGAAAGAGagcggcggcggtggcggcgggaGCCAAGGAGGCGGCGGGGCCCGCGGTGGCCCGGCAGGCTCCCAGACCAACTCCTCCGGCGGGGCTGGCGGTGGAGGCCCTGGCCAGGCGGGCGCTGGCGGCGGCGGTCCCGGCAGCGCGGCTAAGCAGCTGCGCAGGGAGTCCCAGAAGGAGCGCAAGAACCCGCTGCCCCCCTTCGCCGCCTCCGCTGGGGGCCCCGGTGACCGCCGAGAGGAGGGCAGCGGCCAGCCCGGCGCTCCGCTGCGCAAGGAGG GGATAAGGCGCATTGGCAGGAGGCctgatcagcagcagcagcagcagcagggtgaaggCAAACCCATTGACAGGAGACCAGAGAGACGACCTCCTCGTGAGCGCCGCTTCGAGAAACCTGCCGATGAGAAAGCTGAAGGAGGAGAATTTTCTGTTGATAA ACCCATCCTTGACCGACCTATGCGTGGCCGTGGTGGACTGGGCAGAGGCCGTGGCCGCGGCCGTGGCATGGGCAGAGGAGATGGCTTTGACTCTCGTGGCAAGCGTGAATTTGACAGGCACAGTGGCAGCGATAGATC CGGGCTAAAGCACGAGGACAAGCGCGGTGGCAGCGGATCGCACAACTGGGGAACCGTCAAAGATGAACTAAC TGAGTTGGATCAGTCAGCTGTTACTGAGGAAACGCCGGAGGGAGAGGAACATCCACCTGCTGACTCTGAAAACAA AGAGAATGAGGTTGAAGAAGTAAAGGAAGAAGGCCCTAAGGAAATGACCCTGGATGAGTGGAAAGCTATTCAAAGTAAGGATCGTGCAAAAGTGGAGTTCAACATCCGTAAACCAAATGAGGGTGCTGATGGGCAATGGAAAAAAGGATTTGTTCTCCACAAGTCAAAGAGTGAGGAG GCTCATGCTGAGGACTCTGTAATGGATCATCACTTCCGCAAGCCAGCAAATGACATCACATCCCAACTGGAGATCAACTTTGGAGACCTTGGCCGCCCCGGACGTGGCGGCAGAGGGGGCCGAGGTGGCCGAGGACGTGGTGGCAGGGCCAGCCGTGGTGGCAGAACTGACAAG TTGGTTAAGGAGTTTGATGTGATCCACACACCTAACCAG tCAAGTGCTTCTGCTCCTGATGTAGATGACCCAGAGGCTTTCCCAGCTCTGTCCTAA
- the SERBP1 gene encoding SERPINE1 mRNA-binding protein 1 isoform X3, whose product MPGHLQEGFGCVVTNRFDQLFDDESDPFEVLRAAETRRKESGGGGGGSQGGGGARGGPAGSQTNSSGGAGGGGPGQAGAGGGGPGSAAKQLRRESQKERKNPLPPFAASAGGPGDRREEGSGQPGAPLRKEGIRRIGRRPDQQQQQQQGEGKPIDRRPERRPPRERRFEKPADEKAEGGEFSVDKPILDRPMRGRGGLGRGRGRGRGMGRGDGFDSRGKREFDRHSGSDRSSVSHFSGLKHEDKRGGSGSHNWGTVKDELTELDQSAVTEETPEGEEHPPADSENKENEVEEVKEEGPKEMTLDEWKAIQSKDRAKVEFNIRKPNEGADGQWKKGFVLHKSKSEEAHAEDSVMDHHFRKPANDITSQLEINFGDLGRPGRGGRGGRGGRGRGGRASRGGRTDKLVKEFDVIHTPNQSSASAPDVDDPEAFPALS is encoded by the exons ATGCCCGGACACCTGCAGGAGGGTTTCGGCTGCGTCGTCACCAACCGCTTCGACCAGCTCTTTGATGACGAGTCCGACCCCTTCGAGGTGCTACGGGCGGCCGAGACCCGGAGGAAAGAGagcggcggcggtggcggcgggaGCCAAGGAGGCGGCGGGGCCCGCGGTGGCCCGGCAGGCTCCCAGACCAACTCCTCCGGCGGGGCTGGCGGTGGAGGCCCTGGCCAGGCGGGCGCTGGCGGCGGCGGTCCCGGCAGCGCGGCTAAGCAGCTGCGCAGGGAGTCCCAGAAGGAGCGCAAGAACCCGCTGCCCCCCTTCGCCGCCTCCGCTGGGGGCCCCGGTGACCGCCGAGAGGAGGGCAGCGGCCAGCCCGGCGCTCCGCTGCGCAAGGAGG GGATAAGGCGCATTGGCAGGAGGCctgatcagcagcagcagcagcagcagggtgaaggCAAACCCATTGACAGGAGACCAGAGAGACGACCTCCTCGTGAGCGCCGCTTCGAGAAACCTGCCGATGAGAAAGCTGAAGGAGGAGAATTTTCTGTTGATAA ACCCATCCTTGACCGACCTATGCGTGGCCGTGGTGGACTGGGCAGAGGCCGTGGCCGCGGCCGTGGCATGGGCAGAGGAGATGGCTTTGACTCTCGTGGCAAGCGTGAATTTGACAGGCACAGTGGCAGCGATAGATC TTCTGTTTCACATTTCAGCGGGCTAAAGCACGAGGACAAGCGCGGTGGCAGCGGATCGCACAACTGGGGAACCGTCAAAGATGAACTAAC TGAGTTGGATCAGTCAGCTGTTACTGAGGAAACGCCGGAGGGAGAGGAACATCCACCTGCTGACTCTGAAAACAA AGAGAATGAGGTTGAAGAAGTAAAGGAAGAAGGCCCTAAGGAAATGACCCTGGATGAGTGGAAAGCTATTCAAAGTAAGGATCGTGCAAAAGTGGAGTTCAACATCCGTAAACCAAATGAGGGTGCTGATGGGCAATGGAAAAAAGGATTTGTTCTCCACAAGTCAAAGAGTGAGGAG GCTCATGCTGAGGACTCTGTAATGGATCATCACTTCCGCAAGCCAGCAAATGACATCACATCCCAACTGGAGATCAACTTTGGAGACCTTGGCCGCCCCGGACGTGGCGGCAGAGGGGGCCGAGGTGGCCGAGGACGTGGTGGCAGGGCCAGCCGTGGTGGCAGAACTGACAAG TTGGTTAAGGAGTTTGATGTGATCCACACACCTAACCAG tCAAGTGCTTCTGCTCCTGATGTAGATGACCCAGAGGCTTTCCCAGCTCTGTCCTAA